The Fervidobacterium pennivorans DNA segment ATCGTCGTAGTTACCCATTACGGTAGGAATTTTTCGCTCTCTTATAACTTCAACAACCTCGTTCGGGTTTGGACCATAACCAACAAGGTCCCCGACACAATATACCTCATCTATATTCCTTTTTTCGATGTCCTCTAAAACGGCATTTAAAGCCTCCAGGTTTGAATGGACGTCCGATATGAATGCTATTTTTTTCATATGAAACTCTCCTCCTTTGATGATGTATAAAGGTGCATTCTCTTTTGAATTATATCATGTAAAGTTTTAAGAAATATTAATTTAGTTCCTGCCTATGAATGGTAGAATATATCATTGAACAGAGTGCTCAAAAGGAGAAAGGAGGAGGAAGGGTATGAATTTCTTTGTGGTAGATGCATTTACGCAAGCTCCTTTCTTGGGTAATCCTGCGGGGGTTGTTATTTTAGGTCCGAAGGACACTCTCGATGAAAATGTTATGCAAAATATCGCTAAGGAAGTTAGATTTTCGGAAACGGCTTTTGTGAAAGCCAAGAATGACAAAGAATTTGTCCTTAGATATTTTACACCTGTTGCCGAAGTTGATTTATGTGGTCATGCAACCATTGCATCTTTTAAAGTATTGGAATACTTAGGATTAGTTAATCAAGGATGTATATACAAAGCACATACTCGAGCTGGCACTATCGATATTTCCATAGAGAAAGGAATAGTAATGATGGAGCAAGCAACTCCATCCTTAGGTGATGAATTAGACACCAATGAAATTTCCAGGATAGCGAACATACTTGGAATAAGTCAGAAAGATATAGGCGATAGCAAGTACAACTTGAAACCGAAGGTTGTCAGCACAGGTCTATGGGACCTTCTCATACCTGTAAAGTCGAGGGATATACTTTTCTCACTTTCACCAGATTTTGAAGAAATTTCAGAGTATTGCAGAATGAACGAAATTGTAAGTTTCCATGTTTTCACCCTTGATGAAGATAGAGCACTTGCAAATTGTAGAGATTTCGCACCACTTTACGGAATACCTGAAGAAGCGGCTACGGGAACAGCCAATGGTGCGCTGATTTATTATCTATACAAATACGGAATTGTTGAGCCAGAAAAGATATATGAGATAATTCAAGGTGAAACGATGGGCAGAAAGTCAAACATATTTGCGAAAGTGCACTTTAAAGATGGAGTGTACAAAGCCTACGTTGGCGGAAATGCAAAGATAGTTATTGAAGGCAACCTTTTGATTTTTTAATTTTAGAAAACGGGGGATGCTCCCCCGTTTTAACGTGATTAACGAATCTATCGCGCTAATATCTCATTAACAATACTTTTGATTTTGTTTTCAAGTTGCTCCAGATTAGAAATGGCGTGCTCTTTTGTATCGGCTCTTACCATAACGTACGCTTTCATTTTAGGTTCCGTTCCCGATGGTCTGACAAAAATACGACCACCTTCGAATTCCAACCTTAAGGTATCATTTGGAATTACTCCGTTATACCCTTTTGAGTAATCAATGACTTCTTTAACCCCTTCGGCCTTTGTTTGTTTTAATTTTGAATATACATCAAGTGCTTGGTCAACAGATTTGAAATCGAAGTTGATGAGTTTTTCAAGGTAATATCCGTATTTTTTGTACAGTTCTTCCATTCTGTCAAGTAAATCGAAGTTAACAGCGGCTTTTGCTACTAAACCACAAGCAAGAACAGCATCTTTATCTCGTGCTAAATCTCCTGTTAGATATCCACAACTTTCTTCAAAGCCGAAAACGAAATCGAGTTCTTTATGCTTTTCAACCAAATCTCCTATGAATTTAAATCCTGTTGGAACTTCAAAGAGTTTTATTCCACTTTCTTCACACAATGGTCTCACCATGTCTGTTGTCACTATGGTCTTTACGAGCATTCCCTTATTCCTTCCAGACTCAAGGTATCCGTCTATCAACATTTTAGAAAGCAAAACACCCACCTGGTTACCTGTTAACCTAACATCCTTAAAAACCACACCTACTCTGTCTGCGTCTGGGTCTGTTGCTAATCCAAGGTCTACGTTGTACTCTGCCATGTATTTTCTCAGCAATACAAGAGCTCTATCATCTTCGGGATTTGGGGTTTTTACGGTTGGGAAATTGCCGTTGTGCTCCATTTGCTCTTTAACTTCTATCACTTCCGCTCCAAGCATTCTCAAAAGCCTTGTCACAAACTTTGCACCTGTTCCGTGGAGAGGTGAATAAACTACCTTCAACCCTTTCAAGTCGGCATTCACAACTTTTGAAACATCTGAAATATATTCATCGAGAAACTCTTGTGGCACTATCGTATACTTTTCTACTGCATTTATCGGCTGGTTCCATGCTTGTTTTACCAGCTCAGTTAGGATATCGGTAACTTCCGGAATAGCCTGGACACCGTTTGAGGTATAAACCTTGTAACCATTGTATTCGGGTGGGTTGTGGCTCGCTGTTATTACAATCCCCATATCCATGCCAAGTTTTCTCACGCCATATGATAAAACTGGTGTTGGCACAGGTTCACCAAATAAATAGACCTCCATTCCTTCACCTGAAAAAACTGAGGCTGAAAGTTTTGCAAACGTTTCAGAGTTATTCCTTGTATCGTATGCAATCAAAACTTTTTTTAAACCTTTCATTTTCATATACTCGGCTACGCCTTTTGAAGCTACAGCAACGGTCTTTTCATCAAACTCGCCTTCTCTCATTATGCCTCTGATACCACCAGTGCCAAAAAGAATCATGCACGTTCCTCCTTTCTTAGTATTTCTATTATTATGAACAATGAAACGACAAACACAAAGTAGAACGTATTTAACGCCATCGCTATTTCTGTGTTTCTTGAACTCATCAATCTGAACACAACAACCGAAAACGTTGTTATCGGTGGTTCTGCAAGTGTCAAAGTTCCAGAAGTTTCACCAACAGAGATTGTAAATGAATAAACAAAAGCTGTGAAGATGTAATTTTTCATTATCGGAATCGCTATCTTCGATACCCACTTCATAGTGCCTGCTCCGTCTACCTTCGCTGCGTCTATTATGCTTTGAGGGATATTCCTCCAACCGGTTTCGATGATACCAAAAACTATGGGTAAGTTTATCAAAGAGTGGACAACGATGAGCCTCAACAAAACTGGGATGTTTATAAAAACATACGAAAACGCTATCGTTACCGATGACAGCGCTGCAGGAATGAGTACAAGGTAATACAACTTTTTGCCTTTGGAAGAATAATACCCTGCAAACATATTAACAACAACACTCATTAACGAGGAAGACAACGCTATAATGAATGTGTAAAAAATCATGCTCTTCAAATCCGTTCCCACAAGGTACTCTAAATCTTCCAAAAAGAGCATTTTGAAATTTGTCAGAGAAAAATTACCGTAATAATCCAAAAAGCCAGAAAGTGCTGAGTAGATTAAGGGAACAAATATTAATAGTGTGGATATCACAAAGAAAAAATAACCCCAAAGTGGAAATTTCTCGAGGTGTTGGTAGTGGTGTTTATCGAAGCTCTCCCTTTTAACGGATGTGAAAAAGCCTATAACAGAAATAAACAAAAGTTGGAAAAGCATCAATGTGGAAGCAGCTTTGAAATCGAAAGTGATTCTTGAATACATGTAAATCGCCACTTCAAGTGTTGAATACTTGATTCCACCAAGTATCAAAACTACTGAAAAGCTGGTGAATGTATAAATGTATGTTAAGAAAAATGCTCTTAATATTGCTGGCAAAAGCACAGGAATTTCTACTTTTGAAAATACTTGCCATTTTGATGCACCATCGATTTTTGCAGCCTCTATTAAATAACCATCCATGTTTTCCCATGCTTCACCAACTATCCTGATAAAGAGAGGAAAGTTGTAAAAGACATGACCAAGGAGCACTGCGGTAAATGTGTATAATATACGAACATTAAACCCAAAAAGTCTCAGCAACTGCGAGTACAACCCTTTGTTGCCAAAAACAAGAAAAAATCCTATAGCCATTGTAATTCCAGGTAATACGAAAGGTATGCTCGACATAACACGGAACACTTTTTTAATCACGGGATGTATCTTCGTTCTGCCAACAAGGTATGCCCCAGGGATTCCTAAAAGTGCAGTTAGAGCTGAAGACAAGAATGCCTGATATATCGTGAACTTTATTTTTGAACTGTTATCAACAAGTGCGTTAAAAGAAAACCCACCGGCAAAACGAAGGTTTAAAATAAACGGTATAAGCAGTGCAAGTGCTAAATATAGAATCGGAATAGATGCTGTTATAAGGCTAACAAGCGACTTCAGTTTCTTTTGTCTCTTTCGCATGACTTAGAAAATCAACCCCCGCCTGTCACCATTTCTTACTCTTCTTATTCTTGTTAATTTGAAAACGCTTTGCTCTAACCCTCCTGGCCTATTCCATTTTAACCAAATTCTTTTGTAGTCTTTCAAAACACGTTCAAGTTCCGTATCAAATTCGTTCCATTCGTTGTCTGGAACAGATTCGATAGAACCATAAGTTTTGAGGAAACTTAGCACCTGCACGCCCAAATTAGCGAATTCTATGTTGTTAACTAGTTGTTCAATAATGTTTTCAAGATGCTTATCCTCCAACGACATTGAACATAGGTCTTCTTTTATTTCTTTTAGTTCGTTCCTTAGCTTGTCCAAAGTTTCTTCGTTTATTTCTTTCAGCTTCTCGTTTTGGCTAAACCTATCTGGGAAGATAAAAGCATAGAAATACGGCGTTCCATTTGGTGTGTATGGAAGAGCGTTGTGTAACTGACCTAATCTGTATATAACCTCTGCTAAGGGTTTTTCTGTCTCAAATATGTGGAAATTAATGGAGTTTAGTAGCTCTTCAATTGTAATCCCCGCCAAATTCCAACTAAGAGCAGCGCTCATAGAGAACCCAATCCACGAAAAAGGTAGATGTTGTGGATGTCCATTATCTCCCCAATCGGTTGTTAACACTCCTATTGCCCCGTGCTTGTATCCATTGTAAATTGCATTCCTTATGTTTTCAATAGCGTTATCGGCTCTTCCAATAAAAGCATTCCACGTAGATGTGCCTGGACAGACATAGAAAGACAACCCACTTTCTGAATAAAGTTTGCATTTTTCATCAAACGGGTGATTCGCCTCGTAACCCCATACCATCGCAATCATATCCTTTGGCAACTGAGGAATAAACTCAGGATGATTTTCGATAATATCCCCCCAGAACATTACAGCTTTTTTGTAGCTTTTTGCGATACTGTAAATCTTCATCAAAAAGTCAAAATAGACCTTGCCTTTACCATACTGCTCGCACAATTCTTTAGATTTTCCCTGTCCCAAATCGAATGTCTCATCACAACCAATGTTTACCTGCTCACTTGAAAAGTTTGGTAAGAGTTCTCCTAATAGTTCTTTTACAAAGTCTAGCGAGCCTGGAACAAGCGGAGAGATAGAGAACGGATACTCGTACCGACCTCCCCACGGTGTATCATACCCATCTGGTGCCTCAGCAAGATGTTTGTACTCATCATGTATAAGCCATTTGCTTAAATGACCGAATGTATTCTGATTGGGAACAAGCTCGATGAAGTGTTCTTTGCAAAAAGCATCCAGTTCAATTATTTCTTCATGCGTCAAAGCACTGTATTCTTTCCACACCTTCTCGTGACCTCTGTAGGCAAACGTGTGTTCCATGTAAAGCTGGACCTGATTTATCTTCAGTTCCGAAAGCTTTCCGATAATGGATTTGAGAACCTCAAGATTTGGAATCCTGTCTCGGCTTATATCAATCATTATTCCTCGATTTCCATAGTCCGGAAAGTCTTCGATGAACAGTTTTGGTAGTTTATTTTCGAACTGTGAGATCTGCCTCAAAATCTGTCTTAACGTTTGAACACCGTAAAACAAACCTGCCTCATCGTGAGCTATTATGATGATGTTTCGGTCTATAGTTAGTCTGTAACCCTCTTTCTTTGGGAAAATGTAGGGGTTAACTACCAACTGTACGAATTCATCCCCCTTCGTAGATTTTATTATCGTGTATTCTTTAAATACTGCTTCTTTTTCTTTCAAATACTTAGCTATCTTTTCGTTTGTCGTATAGATAAACCCATTTTTTGGAATAGTTACACCAGATTCTCTCTCAAACGTCCACCTTACCATCTTCGGTTTTGGAATTAACAACAATTCTTTACCCATATCAACACTCCCCTTTTTAATGCATAAAAGCATCACTATCTCTTTTTGTTTTCCAAAAAGAATTATATCACTGCAAGCGGATTACATAAGCTTACTTGCAAATAGCTCATAACAATTGCAAAACAAAATTCAAATATTTTTGCTTGAAG contains these protein-coding regions:
- a CDS encoding beta-N-acetylhexosaminidase; this translates as MGKELLLIPKPKMVRWTFERESGVTIPKNGFIYTTNEKIAKYLKEKEAVFKEYTIIKSTKGDEFVQLVVNPYIFPKKEGYRLTIDRNIIIIAHDEAGLFYGVQTLRQILRQISQFENKLPKLFIEDFPDYGNRGIMIDISRDRIPNLEVLKSIIGKLSELKINQVQLYMEHTFAYRGHEKVWKEYSALTHEEIIELDAFCKEHFIELVPNQNTFGHLSKWLIHDEYKHLAEAPDGYDTPWGGRYEYPFSISPLVPGSLDFVKELLGELLPNFSSEQVNIGCDETFDLGQGKSKELCEQYGKGKVYFDFLMKIYSIAKSYKKAVMFWGDIIENHPEFIPQLPKDMIAMVWGYEANHPFDEKCKLYSESGLSFYVCPGTSTWNAFIGRADNAIENIRNAIYNGYKHGAIGVLTTDWGDNGHPQHLPFSWIGFSMSAALSWNLAGITIEELLNSINFHIFETEKPLAEVIYRLGQLHNALPYTPNGTPYFYAFIFPDRFSQNEKLKEINEETLDKLRNELKEIKEDLCSMSLEDKHLENIIEQLVNNIEFANLGVQVLSFLKTYGSIESVPDNEWNEFDTELERVLKDYKRIWLKWNRPGGLEQSVFKLTRIRRVRNGDRRGLIF
- a CDS encoding phospho-sugar mutase yields the protein MILFGTGGIRGIMREGEFDEKTVAVASKGVAEYMKMKGLKKVLIAYDTRNNSETFAKLSASVFSGEGMEVYLFGEPVPTPVLSYGVRKLGMDMGIVITASHNPPEYNGYKVYTSNGVQAIPEVTDILTELVKQAWNQPINAVEKYTIVPQEFLDEYISDVSKVVNADLKGLKVVYSPLHGTGAKFVTRLLRMLGAEVIEVKEQMEHNGNFPTVKTPNPEDDRALVLLRKYMAEYNVDLGLATDPDADRVGVVFKDVRLTGNQVGVLLSKMLIDGYLESGRNKGMLVKTIVTTDMVRPLCEESGIKLFEVPTGFKFIGDLVEKHKELDFVFGFEESCGYLTGDLARDKDAVLACGLVAKAAVNFDLLDRMEELYKKYGYYLEKLINFDFKSVDQALDVYSKLKQTKAEGVKEVIDYSKGYNGVIPNDTLRLEFEGGRIFVRPSGTEPKMKAYVMVRADTKEHAISNLEQLENKIKSIVNEILAR
- a CDS encoding PhzF family phenazine biosynthesis protein, whose translation is MNFFVVDAFTQAPFLGNPAGVVILGPKDTLDENVMQNIAKEVRFSETAFVKAKNDKEFVLRYFTPVAEVDLCGHATIASFKVLEYLGLVNQGCIYKAHTRAGTIDISIEKGIVMMEQATPSLGDELDTNEISRIANILGISQKDIGDSKYNLKPKVVSTGLWDLLIPVKSRDILFSLSPDFEEISEYCRMNEIVSFHVFTLDEDRALANCRDFAPLYGIPEEAATGTANGALIYYLYKYGIVEPEKIYEIIQGETMGRKSNIFAKVHFKDGVYKAYVGGNAKIVIEGNLLIF
- a CDS encoding ABC transporter permease encodes the protein MRKRQKKLKSLVSLITASIPILYLALALLIPFILNLRFAGGFSFNALVDNSSKIKFTIYQAFLSSALTALLGIPGAYLVGRTKIHPVIKKVFRVMSSIPFVLPGITMAIGFFLVFGNKGLYSQLLRLFGFNVRILYTFTAVLLGHVFYNFPLFIRIVGEAWENMDGYLIEAAKIDGASKWQVFSKVEIPVLLPAILRAFFLTYIYTFTSFSVVLILGGIKYSTLEVAIYMYSRITFDFKAASTLMLFQLLFISVIGFFTSVKRESFDKHHYQHLEKFPLWGYFFFVISTLLIFVPLIYSALSGFLDYYGNFSLTNFKMLFLEDLEYLVGTDLKSMIFYTFIIALSSSLMSVVVNMFAGYYSSKGKKLYYLVLIPAALSSVTIAFSYVFINIPVLLRLIVVHSLINLPIVFGIIETGWRNIPQSIIDAAKVDGAGTMKWVSKIAIPIMKNYIFTAFVYSFTISVGETSGTLTLAEPPITTFSVVVFRLMSSRNTEIAMALNTFYFVFVVSLFIIIEILRKEERA